A single window of Nicotiana sylvestris chromosome 5, ASM39365v2, whole genome shotgun sequence DNA harbors:
- the LOC104240427 gene encoding U-box domain-containing protein 25-like — MKEPEMAIPPLFRCPISLDLFKDPVTLCTGQTYDRSSIEKWLSSGNSTCPVTMQKLHDSSIVPNHTLRHLIHQWLQLNCRNGYDLHYFQAIDDSIVGLKHNLQSKESTLDTKVQALEKVLALSEDLPLENSFLIQLDFFQMILELALENSVDQSSNFQESLIFMEKALVCALKLLPFSDLGTLNMLKEDESKFTNFLMLFKNGTFIIKKSLCHLIVAISSSLQSKELVTMLGKSKILIQELVHVIENKLDGCEESIRALSALSSLEQNREFIVKENAVEALITYIVNAPKCQYRSLLAPILAMKTIETLLVEKNAKEDVLNHPNGVSAIVKMVFRVSSDNEGSESAVNSLIIVCHDFMQAREEAIYSGVLSQLLLLLQSQCSERTKNKARMLLKLLRSMCTGDQKQAL, encoded by the coding sequence ATGAAGGAGCCTGAAATGGCAATTCCTCCCTTGTTTAGGTGTCCAATAAGCTTAGATTTGTTTAAAGATCCAGTCACTTTATGCACAGGCCAAACATATGATAGATCCAGCATTGAAAAATGGCTATCTTCTGGCAATTCAACTTGTCCTGTTACAATGCAGAAACTCCATGACTCTTCTATTGTACCAAACCACACCCTTCGCCATTTGATTCATCAATGGCTTCAATTAAACTGCAGAAATGGTTATGATCTTCATTACTTTCAAGCAATTGATGATTCAATTGTTGGTCTCAAACACAATCTTCAGTCAAAGGAGTCTACATTGGACACAAAAGTTCAAGCACTAGAGAAAGTTCTTGCTTTGTCAGAAGATTTGCCTTTAGAAAACTCTTTCTTGATTCAACTAGACTTCTTCCAAATGATTCTTGAATTAGCATTGGAAAATTCAGTTGATCAAAGTTCAAATTTCCAAGAAAGTCTCATATTTATGGAGAAAGCTCTTGTTTGTGCATTGAAATTGTTGCCATTTAGTGATTTGGGAACTCTCAACATGCTCAAAGAAGATGAATCCAAGTTTACAAACTTCTTGATGCTATTCAAGAATGGGACTTTTATCATCAAGAAAAGCTTGTGTCATTTAATAGTGGCAATTTCATCATCTTTGCAGTCAAAGGAACTTGTAACTATGTTGGGTAAATCCAAGATTTTGATTCAAGAACTTGTTCATGTTATCGAGAACAAATTAGATGGTTGTGAGGAATCAATCAGAGCTCTTTCAGCATTATCTTCTCTCGAACAAAATCGCGAATTTATAGTGAAGGAAAACGCAGTTGAGGCACTCATAACATACATTGTGAATGCTCCAAAATGCCAATATAGAAGCTTACTAGCACCAATATTGGCAATGAAAACAATTGAAACATTGTTAGTAGAAAAAAATGCAAAAGAAGATGTCTTAAATCATCCAAATGGTGTTAGTGCAATTGTGAAGATGGTATTTAGAGTATCATCAGATAATGAAGGAAGTGAAAGTGCAGTGAATTCTTTAATTATTGTGTGTCATGATTTCATGCAAGCTAGGGAAGAAGCTATCTATAGTGGGGTTTTGAGTCAGTTATTGTTACTCCTTCAAAGCCAGTGTAGTGAGAGGaccaaaaataaggcaagaatgtTGCTCAAGTTGTTGAGATCCATGTGCACTGGGGACCAAAAACAAGCATTGTAG